TGGGCCTTCTGGCAATATACATCTACGGGTGTCATTCCGGGGATCAAAGGCCCGACGGACATCAATGTTTTCGGCGGCTCCGAGCAGAACTGGCAAAACTGGGTGGCTGCAGTAGAGAAGCAGGGAAATTCTTAATACTGGGCCCATTTCTCTCTTGCTTATGTCACAATCTTCTGTGAAAGCGACCCTATTCTATCACTAGGAAGGATCGCTCATGGATCGTCACACCATTCGACGCGGCGCTCTTGCGTTGCTCCTCGCCTCAGCCATGACCGGTACGGCATTGGCACAAAGTGCAGCCCCGGCCACAGTGCCGCCCGCGAGCAGCGATGCCACTCCAAAAGTAGCCTGCGGCGGCGATCTCAACGCATTCCTCGCTGGTGTAAAGGCCGAGGCGATTGCGGATGGCGCTGATGCTGCAGCCGCCGACAAGACGCTCGCCGGCGCCCAGATCGACCAGAAGGTCCTTGCCATGGACCGCAGCCAGGGCGTCTTCCGTCAGACCTTCCTCGAATTCTCTCAGCGCACCGTCAGCCAGGGGCGCCTCGACATCGGCCGCCAGAAGATGAAGCAATATGCCGAAATCTTCGCCAAGGCCGAACAGGACTATGGCGTGCCTCCCGGCGTCATCACCGCCTTCTGGGCGATGGAAACCGATTTTGGTGCCGTTCAGGGCAATTTCAACACCCGCAACGCGCTGGTCACCCTCTCGCACGATTGCCGCCGGCCGGACTTCTTCCGCCCGCGCCTGATCGCACTGATCGAACTCGTCCAGCGCGGCGATGTCGACCCGGCAACGACGACGGGCGCATGGGCCGGCGAAATCGGCCAGACGCAGATGCTGCCGCCCGACATCATCGCTTATGGCACCGATGGTGACGGCGATGGCCATGTCAACCTGAAGACCAGCGCACCTGACGTCATTCTGACGACCGCACGTTTCCTCCAGCATCTCGGCTTCCAGCGCGGCCAGCCCTGGCTGCAGGAGGTGACGGTTCCGGACAATCTTCCCTGGGAAAAATCCGGCATCGGCGGCCCGCTGACTGCGGGCGATTGGTTCAAGCTGGGCGTCACCCCCCGCGACGGCAATACGAGCTTCGGCTCCCTACCCGCCGCTCTCATCCTGCCGCAGGGTCGCAAGGGGCCTGCCTTCCTGACCTATCCGAACTACAATACTTATCTCGGCTGGAACCAGTCGTTCATCTACACGACCTCGGCCGCCTATTTCGCCACCCGATTTGCCGGCGCTCCGCCCTATAACAAGGGCAATCCCGAGCCAGGCCTGAACGATGTCGACATGAAGGCGCTTCAGACCAAGCTCGTGGCCCGCGGCTACGATGTCGGCAAGATTGATGGCATCCTCGGCTCCGGCACGCGTGTCGCCATCCAGAAGGAACAGTTCCGCCTGGGTATGCCGGCCGACGGCTGGGCAACGACGGCACTGCTCAACGCGCTCTGATTTCTCTCCTATATGTCGATCGAAAGGCGGCTCCATGCCGCCTTTTTTGCATCTGCTCTCCTTGGGCCCATGGGCAAAACAGCAAGAAACGGGTGGAGAGCCTGCACTCTTCCGGTTTAGATGCATCGAAAGAGGAGAGATGCCATGACTGGCGAACATCGAATGAGCGCCTCGACCTGGGGCCTGCTGCTGTTGCTCGGATTGATCTGGGGCGGCTCGTTCTTCTTCGCCCGTATTGCCGTTCATCATGTGCCGCCCTTTACGCTCGTCTTTCTGCGTCTGTCGCTGGCGGCCGTGGCATTGCATCTCTATCTGGCTGGTCGCCTCAATATCTATCAGTCCCTGCGCCGTCATTGGCCGCAATTTCTGCTGCTGGGCTTAATCAACAATGCGATACCGCACACGCTGATCTTCTGCGGTCAGACGCAGATGGGCGCCGGACTTGCATCCATCTTGAACGCGACGACGCCGATGTGGACCGTGTTGATCGGCAATCAGCTGACAACGGATGAGCGCCTGACATCGGCCAAGCTGATCGGCTGCCTCACCGGCCTCCTCGGAACGATCGTGTTGCTCGGACCGAGCGTTACCAGCGGCGGCTCGGTACCCTTCTGGGCACTCTCATTGCCGATCTTGGCGGCAATCTCCTATGGATTCGCGGCGATTTATGCCAAACGCTTCAAGGGCATCGCGCCGCCGGTTGTGGCAGCGGGCCAGTTGACAGGCTCCTCGCTCATCATGTTGCCAGTTGCGCTGGTGATCGACCAGCCTTGGGCGCTCGCCGCTCCACCTGTGACGGCAATCGTAGCCATTCTCGGCCTGGCGCTGCTATCGACCGCTTTCGCCTACATCCTCTATTTTCGCATCATCGAGCTTGCAGGTGCCACCAACACCTCCCTCGTCACTCTGCTCGTGCCGCCGAGCGCGTTATTGCTCGGCTTCCTCTTTCTCGGCGAGCGAATGGGGCCTGCCGAAATCGCCGGCATGCTGCTCATCGCCGCAGGTCTGCTCGTCCTCGATGGGCGGCTTTTCATATGGATGAAACGCGACGCCAGAACGCGGGAAACATGATCTCCTGCTCCATTCGGATGGTCCACAGTCACAACATATTAATATTTATTCACAGGCCGTCATCAAGCCAGCAATCGACATTTATAGTTAAATATCAAAATGTTGCCAAAAGCTCATGAATCACAGCGCGAATTCGATACCGCGTCGCAGCATCGAATGTTCTTTCCAAGCAACACATTTTCGACATAAAATTTAACGGCTGACTGAGGAGGAAGACATGGGATTAACGCGATCCATCAACGTCCTAGTGGTCGGTGCGGCCTTCGCTTTCGTCGTGACGATGCTCTTCATCTGACGGCTCGGCGAAATACGCAAACGACCAAACTCCGAAAAGCTAACAAAACCTCTGTTTCATTAGAAAAGCGCATGCCCCGCCGGACATGCGCTTTTTCATGAGCTCGCGCGACATCATACTTTAGGCGGCGGCGCCGGCCCGTGCATCCACCTTGCGCTCAAGGCCCAGCCGTTCAAGCACGGCGGAAACCAGTGCCGAACGGTTCATTGTATAGAGATGAAACTCGTGAATACCACGGCGCACCAGATCCTGGATCTGATCGGCGGCAACTTCAGCGGCAACCTTGGCGCGCTCCTCGACATCCTCATCCAACCCATCAAAACGCTCGTCGAGCCAGGTCGGAATATTCGTGCCGCAGGCGCCGGCGAAACGCTTGAGTTGCGTCAGGTTCTGAATCGGCATGATGCCCGGCACGACGGGAATCTTGATGCCGGCTGCGCGAACGCGATCGTGATAACGCTCGAAAGCATCATTATCGAAGAAGAACTGCGTCAGGGCCCGGTCGGCACCATTGTCCGCCTTGCGCTTCAGCATATCGATATCGGCTGCCGTATCGCGGCTTTCCGGATGCTTTTCAGGATAGGCGGAGACGGAAATATCGAAATCGCCGCGCTCGCGCAAAGCCTGCACCAGTTCCGCAGCATTGGCATAGCCGCCCGGATGAGGCTGATAGGCCGCGCCGACACCACCCGGCGGATCGCCGCGCAGCGCAACGAAACGGCGAACGCCGGCAGCCAGAAACTCGTCGATCACCCGATGCGTGTCCTCACGCGTGGCACCGACGCAAGTCAGATGCGATGCGGTCGTGAACGGCGTCTCATGGATCATCTTGCGCACGGCGGAAAGCGTTGGCGCTTTGGTCGAACCGCCTGCCCCATACGTGACTGAAACGAACTCAGTGTCCCAATCGCTGAGCTCCTCAACGGTGTTCCACAGCTGCTGCTCGGCCTCCTCCGACTTCGGCGGAAAGAACTCGAAGGAGATGCGGATACCGTCGCTACGGCTTTCTGATCTCGAAGACATGTCAAACTCTCCCGGCAAGAATGGGGGATGACTGGTAGCCCTGGTCGGACGCGATCAGCAACCGCGGGTCGCGCGCCAGCCAGATGGTGACGGTCAGCGCCTGGCCGCCTTCCCTCCCCGAATGAAGATCCTGCACGCGCTCCACATCCAGCCCCGCCAGTTTCAGCCAATCCGAAATGGTCTGATGCGAGAAGCCGAGGCGCAGATGCGCATGCTCGTCACGCAGATATTCCAGCCCGTGCGGCGCGAGGTCGATGATGACAAGCCGGCCGCCGGGCCGCAGCATTCGCGCGGCTTCATTGATGGCAACCTCAGGCTGATCAAGGAAGTGCAGCACCTGGTGGATGGCAATGAGATCGAAATCCTGCTGCTCGAGCGGCAGGTTGAAAATATCGCCATGCCGCACCGA
The Rhizobium sp. 11515TR DNA segment above includes these coding regions:
- a CDS encoding lytic murein transglycosylase, with translation MTGTALAQSAAPATVPPASSDATPKVACGGDLNAFLAGVKAEAIADGADAAAADKTLAGAQIDQKVLAMDRSQGVFRQTFLEFSQRTVSQGRLDIGRQKMKQYAEIFAKAEQDYGVPPGVITAFWAMETDFGAVQGNFNTRNALVTLSHDCRRPDFFRPRLIALIELVQRGDVDPATTTGAWAGEIGQTQMLPPDIIAYGTDGDGDGHVNLKTSAPDVILTTARFLQHLGFQRGQPWLQEVTVPDNLPWEKSGIGGPLTAGDWFKLGVTPRDGNTSFGSLPAALILPQGRKGPAFLTYPNYNTYLGWNQSFIYTTSAAYFATRFAGAPPYNKGNPEPGLNDVDMKALQTKLVARGYDVGKIDGILGSGTRVAIQKEQFRLGMPADGWATTALLNAL
- a CDS encoding DMT family transporter, which translates into the protein MTGEHRMSASTWGLLLLLGLIWGGSFFFARIAVHHVPPFTLVFLRLSLAAVALHLYLAGRLNIYQSLRRHWPQFLLLGLINNAIPHTLIFCGQTQMGAGLASILNATTPMWTVLIGNQLTTDERLTSAKLIGCLTGLLGTIVLLGPSVTSGGSVPFWALSLPILAAISYGFAAIYAKRFKGIAPPVVAAGQLTGSSLIMLPVALVIDQPWALAAPPVTAIVAILGLALLSTAFAYILYFRIIELAGATNTSLVTLLVPPSALLLGFLFLGERMGPAEIAGMLLIAAGLLVLDGRLFIWMKRDARTRET
- the metF gene encoding methylenetetrahydrofolate reductase [NAD(P)H] produces the protein MSSRSESRSDGIRISFEFFPPKSEEAEQQLWNTVEELSDWDTEFVSVTYGAGGSTKAPTLSAVRKMIHETPFTTASHLTCVGATREDTHRVIDEFLAAGVRRFVALRGDPPGGVGAAYQPHPGGYANAAELVQALRERGDFDISVSAYPEKHPESRDTAADIDMLKRKADNGADRALTQFFFDNDAFERYHDRVRAAGIKIPVVPGIMPIQNLTQLKRFAGACGTNIPTWLDERFDGLDEDVEERAKVAAEVAADQIQDLVRRGIHEFHLYTMNRSALVSAVLERLGLERKVDARAGAAA